The following are encoded together in the Anaerobaca lacustris genome:
- a CDS encoding Hsp20/alpha crystallin family protein produces the protein MARNQQEITRPQQAAVTRREEQTQQYFVPPVDISETPDGLVLRYDMPGVKKDNADITVDKGTLTVTGKVEPEESGTPAYRETRIGDYRREFTLPNDVDAGHISAEMNAGVLTVRINKPEEAKPKRIRITGR, from the coding sequence ATGGCAAGGAACCAGCAAGAGATCACCCGGCCGCAGCAGGCGGCTGTGACACGAAGAGAAGAACAGACGCAACAGTATTTTGTGCCCCCGGTCGACATCAGTGAGACGCCGGACGGTTTGGTCCTGCGATATGACATGCCGGGCGTCAAGAAGGACAACGCCGACATCACCGTGGACAAAGGCACGCTGACCGTCACCGGCAAGGTCGAGCCGGAGGAATCCGGAACGCCCGCTTACCGCGAAACGCGGATCGGCGACTATCGGCGCGAGTTCACGCTGCCCAACGACGTCGATGCCGGCCACATCAGCGCCGAGATGAACGCCGGCGTGCTGACCGTCCGCATCAACAAGCCCGAAGAGGCCAAGCCAAAACGAATC